The genomic region CCATACTCCTTTGAAATTTCTTCGTAATGGTACGTCTCCACTGGTCGACCCATGGCATCCCCAATAGCTGCACCAATCAGCGAGCCATAAACCTTATAATATAAACGGTCCATTACTTACCTACAACTTCTTCCGCCCAAATTTCCTCAATTAGTGGGACTAACTTTGCAGGCATTTCTGGTAATCGCTTAGAGAGCAATTCATCTTGAGGAATCGTTCCTTTACCAATATGTACCTTGTCAAATAATGCTTTCTCGTCATCCGTCAGCTTATCATATTCCACCACAGGTAAAGACTTTAGGGCAGAGAATTGACTTGCCTGCAGTTCCACTGAAATGATTTCGTTAATCGCAACCATAGCGGCTGCCTTATTCGGGGAGTTTGCTGCAATGGCAATATAATTTGTATTACCTATCATACCATTGTCAAATATAAATGTACGGGCAGTATCAGGAACAATTCCCTTTTCAATATCAACAGCTACGGAATAAGACTCATAGCTCATACTCATTACTAATTCACCATCGACAAACATGTTTTCTACCTTCGAAGAAGTGGCAGGAAAGGTTTTCCCCTCGTTCCAAAGATAAGGGTTAAGTTCTCTTAAGTAAGCTAGTGCAGGCTCGATGGCAGCTTTAACCTTATCTTTATCCACTTCCATATCAATAAACTGCTTATGCCCAACAATATCGTAGATAACATTTCGAACAAAAGCACTGCCAGTAAAATCTGGAGGTGCAGGATAAGTTACTTTTCCTTTGAGTTTTTTTGCATACGCCAAAAGCTCGGCTGTATTTTTAGGTGTTTCAGATGTTACTGCACTATCATTGATTAGTACCATCTGCGCTTTACTATACGGTGCCTCGTACCCCTCAATAGGGTATCCAAAATCTTTTTGAATTTCTTCAGAGTTTATATCAATATTCTTCTGAAAATTAGGTAGTTTATCAGCAAAGGGCCCAAATAATAACCCATTTTCTTTCGCAGAATAAAAGTTTTCTCCGTTGATCCAAATCATATCAATAGAGCCACTATCTTGTTCAGCTTGTTTTTCACCAGAAAGTTTGGCTAAAATCTGATCTATATCCATAGGTACCCGCTC from Serpentinicella alkaliphila harbors:
- a CDS encoding ABC transporter substrate-binding protein, with product MMKKGITLLIMLVVVLSGLLGCSNGRNNVVEVKFDHNASFDTIIEQAKGTKVRFYGWGGDEQRNKWLDTIVASALKEKYDITLERVPMDIDQILAKLSGEKQAEQDSGSIDMIWINGENFYSAKENGLLFGPFADKLPNFQKNIDINSEEIQKDFGYPIEGYEAPYSKAQMVLINDSAVTSETPKNTAELLAYAKKLKGKVTYPAPPDFTGSAFVRNVIYDIVGHKQFIDMEVDKDKVKAAIEPALAYLRELNPYLWNEGKTFPATSSKVENMFVDGELVMSMSYESYSVAVDIEKGIVPDTARTFIFDNGMIGNTNYIAIAANSPNKAAAMVAINEIISVELQASQFSALKSLPVVEYDKLTDDEKALFDKVHIGKGTIPQDELLSKRLPEMPAKLVPLIEEIWAEEVVGK
- a CDS encoding ADP-ribosylglycohydrolase family protein, yielding MDRLYYKVYGSLIGAAIGDAMGRPVETYHYEEISKEYGWIDNLLHASEGVNHL